The Primulina eburnea isolate SZY01 chromosome 6, ASM2296580v1, whole genome shotgun sequence genome contains a region encoding:
- the LOC140835361 gene encoding uncharacterized protein, translating into MIHIISVGATNGDSGRPRKAHGRSLENFEISRGANLPQDPAMSFGSEDLQSIVAPHNDALVVTATIAKYDVARIFIDNGSFVNILFKSTLDQMKVEGFEFDPVSTPLYGFAGHAFPPLALKDFKAVASMYHQRLKFPMGKEVGVLCGEQKVARRCYEGIMKEEGKRARVEVNMIRRGRSGLPVVRKELKEVMDEESEAIALGPEKQMLRIAPDLDPKVREELITCLQTNLSVFAWSAQELTGTTLGVAEHRLNILPNAHPVKQKKRHFGPKKDRVIKKEVGELLIAGHLREIDQLVDSTAGNQYLCMLDAYQGYRQIPLAMEDQDKVSFITSERTFCYVVMSFGLKNAGAMYQRLMDSLFSKQVGRNVDVYIDNIMVKSKDSAQLVTNLVETFATLRSYKLKLNPQKCVFEVRSGKFLGYMVRERGTEANPKKIQAIQDMVSPQGPKDVLQLTGRIAVLARFISRSAHRRLPFFRTLRKAKKLEWGPDCEKASTELKEYLAELPVLAKPALVEPLWVYLSATEGAVSLILYNKLYSILFKYTISAISTS; encoded by the exons ATGATTCACATAATCTCGGTGGGTGCTACTAATGGAGACTCTGGGCGACCTCGGAAAGCGCACGGGAGGAGTTTGGAGAATTTTGAGATATCTAGGGGTGCAAACTTACCCCAAGATCCTGCCATGAGCTTCGGGTCGGAAGACCTTCAAAGCATCGTGGCTCCTcataacgatgccttggtggtGACGGCCACCATTGCCAAATACGATGTGGCAAGAATCTTTATTGATAATGGGAGCTTTGTAAATATATTGTTTAAGAGTACGTTGGATCAGATGAAGGTGGAAGGATTCGAGTTTGATCCAGTCTCCACTCCTCTATATGGGTTCGCGGGACATGCCTTTCCGCCGCTGG CCTTAAAGGATTTCAAAGCTGTAGCTTCTATGTATCATCAGAGGTTGAAGTTCCCTATGGGGAAGGAGGTGGGAGTCTTGTGTGGAGAACAGAAAGTTGCACGACGATGTTATGAAGGAATAATGAAAGAAGAGGGGAAGAGGGCGCGTGTCGAGGTCAATATGATTAGAAGGGGGCGAAGCGGGTTGCCCGTGGTAAGGAAGGAGCTTAAAGAAGTGATGGATGAAGAATCGGAGGCCATAGCACTGGGACCCGAGAAGCAGATGCTCAGAATAGCCCCTGACCTTGACCCAAAGGTTAGGGAGGAACTCATTACTTGCTTACAAACCAATCTCAGTGTGTTTGCTTGGTCAGCGCAAGAGCTCACCGGGACGACCCTGGGTGTGGCGGAGcatcggttgaacatcttgccGAATGCTCACCCTGTAAAGCAGAAAAAGAGACATTTTGGGCCCAAGAAGGATAGAGTTATCAAGAAGGAGGTGGGAGAGTTGCTCATTGCTGGGCACCTTCGAGAG ATAGATCAATTGGTGGACTCCACAGCTGGAAATCAATACTTATGCATGCTGGACGCTTATCAGGGGTACCGTCAAATTCCCTTGGCTATGGAAGACCAAGATAAAGTGAGTTTCATCACCTCAGAAAGAACTTTCTGCTACGTGGTGATGTCCTTCGGACTCAAAAATGCCGGAGCCATGTATCAGCGATTGATGGATAGTCTCTTTTCCAAGCAGGTGGGAAGGAATGTCGATGTGTATATAGACAACATCATGGtaaagtctaaagactcagctcAGCTCGTAACTAATTTGGTCGAAACCTTTGCCACCCTCAGATCCTACAAGCTGAAGCTCAATCCTCAGAAGTGTGTCTTCGAGGTGAGGAGTGGAAAGTTTTTGGGTTATATGGTGAGAGAGAGGGGAACTGAGGCCAACCCCAAGAAAATTCAAGCTATCCAAGATATGGTCTCTCCCCAAGGACCTAAAGATGTTCTGCAATTAACAGGGAGGATTGCTGTTCTGGCACGTTTTATCTCGAGGTCCGCTCACAGAAGATTACCATTCTTCCGGACCTTGCGTAAGGCAAAAAAATTAGAATGGGGTCCGGATTGCGAGAAAGCTTCCACAGAATTGAAGGAGTACCTTGCTGAGCTTCCTGTCCTGGCCAAACCGGCATTAGTTGAGCCTTTGTGGGTATATTTATCTGCCACTGAAGGGGCTGTGAGTTTGATCCTTTACAACAAGTtatattctattttatttaaatacacgATCAGTGCAATATCTACATCATGA